A section of the Mycobacterium sp. 3519A genome encodes:
- a CDS encoding NTP transferase domain-containing protein translates to MPSSRVTGVVLAAGGSRRLGTPKQLLPLGDTTLLGATLEMARNCPFDQLIVTLGAVADEVRRAVALDGLDIVLADDPGSGCSSSLQTALGWVDQRADGVVLMLGDQPGVTCSTVTKLIASAREDALAVCEYIDGVGHPFWLGRKVFGELEKLHGDKGVWRLMESGRYGARRVPIDAAVPLDVDTWDDYRRLCESLTR, encoded by the coding sequence ATGCCATCCTCACGCGTGACCGGTGTGGTGCTGGCGGCGGGCGGCTCACGCCGGCTTGGCACGCCAAAACAGTTGCTGCCGCTTGGCGATACGACGTTGCTGGGCGCCACGTTGGAGATGGCCCGCAATTGCCCGTTCGACCAGCTCATCGTCACTCTCGGTGCGGTGGCCGACGAGGTGAGGCGGGCCGTGGCGCTGGATGGGCTGGACATCGTGCTCGCCGACGATCCGGGTTCGGGCTGCTCCTCGTCGCTGCAAACGGCGTTGGGGTGGGTCGATCAACGCGCCGACGGTGTGGTGCTGATGCTGGGCGATCAGCCGGGCGTGACATGCTCGACGGTGACGAAGTTGATCGCGTCGGCGCGTGAGGACGCACTGGCGGTGTGCGAATACATTGACGGTGTCGGCCATCCGTTCTGGCTGGGCCGCAAAGTGTTCGGCGAGTTGGAGAAACTGCATGGCGACAAGGGTGTGTGGCGGCTGATGGAATCCGGCCGCTACGGAGCGCGACGCGTGCCGATCGACGCCGCGGTCCCGCTGGACGTGGACACCTGGGACGACTACCGCCGGCTTTGCGAATCGCTGACGCGATGA
- a CDS encoding XdhC family protein produces the protein MTVTERAQQLRRARTPFVHATVVRAQQPASAHAGDQAILLSDGTIEGFVGGQCAQNSVRKAALGALQAGESVLLRVLPDGDVQFPEAPGACVVVNPCLSGGALEIFLDPQVPAPLLRICGATPIAQALAAATAALGYDVHRDGDGDIGQATAVVIATHGGPEAETIRAALDAGVGYIGLVASAVRGRSILAGLKLTDAERRRVHTPVGLPIGAKTPAEIAVSILAEVIRAIRVDGVRAPGRTATASAPREEACHPHA, from the coding sequence ATGACGGTCACTGAACGGGCCCAGCAACTGCGTCGCGCACGGACGCCGTTCGTCCACGCCACCGTGGTGCGCGCGCAGCAACCGGCCTCCGCGCATGCGGGCGATCAAGCGATCCTGTTGTCCGACGGCACAATCGAGGGCTTCGTCGGTGGCCAGTGTGCGCAGAACTCGGTGCGCAAGGCGGCGCTCGGTGCGTTGCAGGCCGGGGAAAGCGTGCTGCTGCGGGTGTTGCCGGACGGCGACGTGCAGTTCCCAGAAGCGCCGGGAGCGTGCGTCGTCGTCAACCCGTGCCTGTCCGGCGGTGCGCTGGAGATCTTCCTCGATCCGCAGGTACCCGCGCCGCTGCTGCGAATCTGCGGTGCCACCCCGATAGCGCAGGCGCTTGCCGCGGCCACCGCGGCGCTGGGTTACGACGTGCACCGCGACGGCGACGGCGACATCGGCCAGGCCACCGCCGTCGTCATCGCCACCCATGGCGGCCCGGAAGCCGAGACCATCCGGGCCGCGCTCGACGCGGGCGTCGGCTACATCGGCCTGGTCGCCAGCGCGGTTCGGGGCCGGTCGATCCTGGCGGGCCTGAAGCTGACCGACGCCGAACGGCGTCGCGTGCACACCCCGGTCGGGCTGCCGATCGGTGCGAAGACGCCCGCCGAGATCGCGGTGTCGATCCTGGCCGAGGTGATCCGTGCGATACGCGTGGACGGCGTGCGCGCACCAGGGCGTACGGCCACCGCATCCGCCCCGAGGGAAGAAGCATGCCATCCTCACGCGTGA